The following proteins are encoded in a genomic region of Nitrospirota bacterium:
- a CDS encoding radical SAM protein: KTEVDWIRLLYNYPHPFPDKLIDLIASEPKICHYIDMPLQHIDEEILRKMNRIHQQEYTIKLISKMRARIPNLVLRTSLIVGFPGETEKHFDVLYDFVKETRFERLGVFVYSQEEGTPAGEMKDQVEEEVKQERWDKIMKLQEKISHENHKKLVGTVQDVLVSGLSEETDLLLEGRYYGQMPEGDGLVYINDGVANPGDMVKVEITDAHPYDLVGRIIQ, encoded by the coding sequence CAAAACCGAAGTCGATTGGATTCGTTTACTTTATAACTATCCCCATCCTTTTCCGGATAAACTGATCGATCTGATTGCGAGCGAGCCCAAAATCTGTCATTACATCGATATGCCGCTTCAGCATATTGACGAAGAAATTTTAAGAAAAATGAACCGGATCCATCAGCAGGAATACACGATTAAACTCATCTCAAAAATGAGAGCACGGATTCCCAACCTGGTTTTAAGGACCTCGCTAATTGTCGGTTTTCCGGGTGAGACTGAAAAACATTTTGATGTTCTTTATGATTTTGTGAAGGAGACCCGGTTTGAGCGGCTCGGGGTCTTTGTTTATTCCCAGGAAGAGGGAACTCCTGCCGGAGAAATGAAAGACCAGGTGGAAGAAGAGGTCAAACAGGAGCGGTGGGACAAGATCATGAAATTACAGGAGAAAATCTCCCATGAAAATCATAAGAAACTGGTAGGAACCGTCCAGGATGTCCTGGTTTCAGGCCTTTCGGAAGAAACCGACCTTCTTTTAGAAGGACGGTATTATGGCCAGATGCCCGAAGGGGATGGTCTGGTCTATATCAATGACGGTGTCGCCAACCCCGGCGATATGGTCAAAGTCGAAATCACCGACGCCCACCCCTACGACCTCGTCGGCCGGATCATCCAATAA
- a CDS encoding DUF4258 domain-containing protein, with translation MTLPDLIRKIIDAVINENVRFSIHALEQMNERGLVYQDVVQIARSCIHFKWQEEKQTYLILGYALNGKGAAFACKLDHGIVIITVMWRHLSKKEREKI, from the coding sequence ATGACCCTGCCGGATTTGATACGGAAGATCATCGATGCAGTCATCAATGAAAATGTGCGATTTTCCATTCATGCCCTGGAACAAATGAATGAGCGAGGGTTAGTTTATCAGGATGTCGTTCAAATCGCCCGATCTTGTATTCATTTTAAGTGGCAAGAAGAGAAACAGACTTATTTAATCCTCGGATATGCCCTGAATGGGAAGGGTGCTGCTTTCGCCTGTAAACTTGATCACGGCATCGTCATCATCACCGTGATGTGGAGGCATCTTTCAAAAAAGGAGAGAGAAAAGATATGA
- a CDS encoding GIY-YIG nuclease family protein produces the protein MGMGRFSSETGIKKYDWFGKYWTKWSDAIKEAGYPPNIFNQPYNEDLLIRKLIDLIREIGKFPTKAELTLKANKDKHFPSSNTFDRFKKHEKAKKIVEYCEKQGQLSDVLEICRPILFSDKEIKENKIDIDIAVENFGFVYLMKSGKYYKIGRSNSAGRREYELGVQLPEKVQLIHKTSTDDPVGIEAYWHKSLEDKRKNGEWFDLSGADVKAFKRRKFM, from the coding sequence TTGGGAATGGGGCGATTTTCCTCTGAAACAGGTATAAAGAAATATGACTGGTTCGGAAAATATTGGACCAAGTGGAGCGATGCCATAAAAGAGGCTGGTTATCCACCAAATATATTTAATCAGCCTTACAATGAAGACCTTCTTATACGAAAATTGATTGATCTCATTAGAGAAATAGGAAAGTTCCCAACTAAGGCTGAGCTTACATTGAAGGCTAATAAGGATAAACATTTTCCAAGTTCTAATACGTTTGATCGATTCAAGAAACATGAAAAAGCCAAGAAAATCGTTGAGTATTGTGAAAAACAGGGTCAATTATCTGATGTGCTCGAAATATGTCGTCCAATTCTCTTTTCAGATAAAGAAATCAAAGAGAATAAAATAGATATAGATATCGCCGTTGAGAATTTCGGGTTCGTTTACCTGATGAAATCTGGCAAGTATTATAAAATTGGCAGAAGCAATAGTGCCGGCAGACGCGAATATGAATTAGGCGTTCAACTTCCAGAGAAAGTACAATTGATCCATAAAACAAGTACTGATGATCCGGTTGGAATTGAGGCCTATTGGCATAAAAGCCTGGAAGATAAAAGAAAAAATGGGGAATGGTTTGATCTTTCTGGAGCAGATGTAAAGGCATTCAAGAGAAGAAAGTTTATGTAA